A portion of the Pseudomonas protegens CHA0 genome contains these proteins:
- a CDS encoding acyl-CoA thioesterase: protein MIELEQEDPIPQGDLALQITALPRETNGFGDIFGGWLVAQMDLAGTAMASRVAGGRVATVAIDRMAFLVPVAVGAQLSFYTQTLEIGRSSIQMMVEVWSDDPLSSEWRKVTEAVFVFVAIDGSGRTRSVPPRAR, encoded by the coding sequence ATGATAGAACTCGAACAAGAAGATCCAATCCCGCAAGGCGACCTGGCCTTGCAAATCACCGCACTGCCCCGTGAAACCAACGGCTTTGGCGATATTTTCGGCGGCTGGCTGGTCGCGCAGATGGACCTGGCGGGCACCGCCATGGCCAGCCGCGTGGCCGGTGGCCGGGTGGCCACGGTGGCCATCGACCGCATGGCGTTCCTGGTGCCGGTGGCGGTGGGCGCGCAGCTGTCCTTCTATACCCAGACCCTGGAGATCGGCCGCAGCTCGATCCAGATGATGGTGGAAGTGTGGAGCGACGATCCCCTGTCCAGCGAATGGCGCAAGGTCACCGAGGCGGTGTTCGTATTCGTCGCCATCGATGGCAGTGGCCGCACCCGCTCGGTTCCGCCGCGCGCGCGCTAA